The Enteractinococcus fodinae genome has a segment encoding these proteins:
- a CDS encoding NAD(P)H-dependent flavin oxidoreductase, with protein MIKNRFTEMLGIEHPIVQGGMQWVGRAPLAAAVSNAGGLGILTALTQPTPEDLRNEIRKTRELTDKPFGVNLTILPTINPVPYDEYVKVAVDEGINVIETAGANPEPYMPLFKEHGVKVIHKCTAVRHALKAEKLGVDAVSIDGFECAGHPGEDDIPGLVLIPAAADKLSIPFIASGGFADGRGLAAALALGADGINMGTRFMATAESPIHEDVKQAIVEGTELDTILNFRPLRNTVRVRKNQVSTEAVEILNNGGKFEDVQHLVAGARGRKVFEDGDIEAGQWTVGMVQGIINDIPTNEELINRIISDATEIIQNRLANMLTATSPVS; from the coding sequence ATGATTAAAAACCGTTTTACCGAAATGCTCGGCATCGAGCACCCGATTGTCCAAGGCGGTATGCAGTGGGTAGGCCGAGCCCCACTGGCTGCAGCCGTATCCAACGCCGGCGGCCTGGGGATTCTCACCGCATTGACCCAGCCGACCCCGGAAGATTTGCGCAACGAAATCCGCAAGACCCGCGAACTGACCGATAAGCCATTCGGGGTCAACCTGACCATTCTGCCGACCATCAACCCGGTTCCATACGACGAATACGTCAAAGTGGCAGTCGATGAAGGCATCAACGTCATCGAAACCGCCGGGGCCAACCCCGAACCCTACATGCCGTTGTTCAAAGAACACGGTGTCAAAGTCATCCACAAGTGCACCGCCGTCCGGCACGCACTGAAAGCCGAAAAACTCGGTGTGGATGCGGTCAGCATCGACGGCTTCGAATGCGCCGGCCACCCCGGTGAAGACGATATCCCAGGCCTGGTGCTGATCCCAGCAGCGGCCGATAAACTGTCGATCCCGTTCATCGCCTCCGGTGGCTTTGCTGACGGTCGCGGTTTGGCCGCAGCGCTTGCCCTGGGTGCCGATGGCATCAACATGGGCACCCGGTTCATGGCTACCGCTGAATCCCCGATTCACGAAGACGTCAAACAAGCCATCGTCGAGGGCACCGAACTGGACACCATCTTGAATTTCCGACCACTGCGCAACACCGTGCGGGTCCGCAAGAACCAGGTCTCCACCGAAGCCGTCGAGATCCTCAACAACGGCGGCAAGTTCGAAGACGTCCAGCACCTCGTTGCCGGCGCTCGTGGACGTAAGGTCTTCGAAGACGGCGATATTGAAGCCGGCCAATGGACCGTGGGCATGGTCCAGGGCATCATCAACGATATCCCCACCAACGAAGAACTCATCAACCGCATCATCTCTGATGCGACCGAGATCATCCAGAACCGCCTGGCGAACATGCTCACCGCAACCTCGCCAGTCAGCTAA